From the Kallotenue papyrolyticum genome, the window TGAACAGCAGCAGCGTGGGGATGGCAAAGATGCCGTACTGCGCCGCGTACTGCTGGTTTTCGTCGGTGTTGACCTTGGCGATGATCACCCGGCCCTCGTACTCGGTGGCCAGCTCTTCCAGCGCCGGCGCGATCGCCCGGCAGGGGCCACACCAGGGCGCCCAGAAGTCAACCAGCACGGGTTGCTCGGCCTTGAGCACCTTCTCTTCGAAATCAGCGTCGGTCACGGTGACCGTCTTGCCTGCCATGCTGTCCTCCTCACTGGCTACGCCGGTGTCGAACGGGCGTAGCCGCCGACGGTATTGTACCACGGCCCGCGCTTGTAAAAAGTAAGCCATTTCGCCTAGCGTACGCCATCAACGCAAGGTGGGGAGGTAAGACCTCCCCACCCGCGCCGGAACGCTGAACGTTGCGCTAGCGCGCCGGGATGCCGCGCGTCAGACTTTCCTCCTGCAGATGCTTCTCCAGGAAGGCGGCGCGCTTCTCGGTTGCTTCCAGGATCGCTTTGAGCAGCGCTTCGGTGCCGTAGTCGCCCAGGCGGCTGGCAAGTTCGATGTGCTGGCGCAGGTGGCTGGCCAGCGTCCCTTCGGCCGCCAGATCGTGCTCCAGCATTTCGCGCAGATCGAACATGCCTGGATCTTCGTGCTTGATGTAGGCATGCTCCTGGATCTCCGCCGGTCCCGAGACAGGCAGGCCCCCCAGCGCCACGATGCGCTCGGCGACCTGATCGAACTGGTCGTGGAGCTGGTTGTAGTGCTCTTCCAGCAGCAGGTGCAGCTCAAGGAACTGCGCGCCCTCGACGATCCAGTGGTGCTTGTGATACTGCTGATAGAGCGTGATCATCGACGCCAGGTCCTGGTTGAGCGCGCCGACGACCTGGCTGGCCGTCTCGTGCGGCAGGCCGAAGGGATTGTCACGCACGATCTTCAGGCTCTGGCGCAGCTCGTGGCGATGGTGTGCTTCGCGAGCGGTCATAGTTCCTCCTCATCGTTTGGATCGCAGGCGTGCTGCCGCGACGTGGACGCCCGCGACACGGACTAGTTGGGCTGTTCGTCAGCCAGCACCTCATCGAGCGACTCATGCTCCAGCAGGTGCATAAGGTCCTGCGTGCGCAACTCCTGGGCGCGCAGGTGGCGCTTGAGCAGATGTTCGGTGCCGTAGTCGCCTAGCTCGCGCGCGCGCTTGATGTCGGTGCGCAGGCGCTGCAGGATCTGCTGGTTGGCGCGCAGATCGTTGGACAGCATCTGCCGCAGGTCGAGCACGCCCTCCGGCTCTTCCTGGATGTAGCTGTGCTGAAGCTGACCGGCCAGGCTGCTCACCGGCACGCCGCCCAGCGTGACGATACGCTCGGCGAAATCATCGGCCTGGCGCTGCGTAGCGGTGTAGTGCTCCTCAAGCAAGAGATGCAGATCGCGGAACTGCGGCCCCTGCGCGACCCAGTGGTGCTTCTGGTACTGGTGGAACAGCACAAACAGGCTGGCGACATGCGCGTTGAGCACCTCGATCATTGTTTTGGCAGCCTTGGCCTTGAGCTGGATCGGATTGTCGATCACCTCGCCTGCCCGCTGCTGTACCTCGGGCTGAACAACCGTTTCGGTCATGGCTCATCATCCTCCTTGGTGCCTCATCAAGCTGGTTGGTTGGGCATCAGCGCCTGATGGTACCTTGGCAAAGGTTGGGGACGCTCCAAACGCGCGGCCTGGCGGTGCGCTGGTTATGTACATAGCCAGACGGCTCACTGCGTAGCCGGCGCTACGGTCGGGGTCACCGGCTCCTTGTGGGGCTGCGTGCCGAGCATGTCGCGCGCCAGGCTTTCGCGTTCCAGGTGCTTTTGCACAAAGGCGGCGCGTTTTTCGGTGTTTTCCAGGGTCTGCTTCAGTAGGTCCTCGGTGCCGTAATCGCCCAGGTCCTGCGCCAGTTTGATATGCTCGCGCAGCTTGTTGGCGATGGTGCGCTCGGCCTCGACATCGCGCCGCAGCATAGCGCGCAGTTCCAACACGCCGTCCGGTTCCTCCTCCAGGTAGCTTTCCTGCAACTGACGGCGCATAGTAGCTGCCGGCACGGCGCCCAGCGCGTTGATGCGCTCGCCCAGCTCCACGGCCGCCTGTTCGACTGCCTCGGCGTGCATGCTGAAGAGCTGCTCCAGCTCGCGAAACTGGGGCCCTTCAACCACCCATTGGTGCTTGTGGTACTGGTGATGCAGTACGTAGAGGCTGGCCAGATCCTGATTGAGCGCCTGCACCATGTGGCGCGCGACGTCCTCGCTCAGCATCAGCGCGTTCGACTCGACCTGGCCATACTCCTGCTCAACAGTGTATGCGTGTTCGGTCATAGACCCTCCCTCAGCCTGATTGCAGCCATCCCACTACTCGCCTGCAACTTCGATACCATGAGTGGCCTGTTTGCGCGCGAGCAAGCGGATGGCGTACCATGCATGATGCATGGCACTGCTGGCATGCCGGTTGCCGCAACGGTGGGCAAGGCGACAAGGGAGACGTCTGACGAGCGAGCGCATGGAGAGCAGGCAGGAGCTGGCGGCGGATGCCTGGCAGCGCACGTTGCGCTGTTTCGCACACCACCTGCTCAGCCATGAACCAAGGAGGTGCACTATGGCGGCTGGCGTGACGATCACCTGGCTGGGACACGGCACGTTTCTGTTTGAGGCGCCGGGCGGCGAGCGCATTCTGCTCGATCCCTGGATCGAGGGCAATCCTGCTTTTCCCGACCAGTGGCGGGGCCGCCTCACCGAACGGCTGGATGCGATTGTCCTGACGCACGGCCACTTCGATCACGTCGACTCGCTCAAACAGGTCCAGGAGCAGACCAACGCACCGATCCTGTGCATATTCGACATGGTGGCCTGGCTGACCAAACAGGGCATTGCCGAGGAGCGCTGCATCGGCTTCAACCTGGGCGGCACGGTAGTTGCCGCCGAGACGCGTTTCACCATGGTGCCGGCGCTGCACTCGTCGAGCCATACCGACGCCGAGGGCAACATCGTCTATCTCGGCCAGCCGGTCGGGTACGTCATGCGCTTCAGCGATGGAACGGTGGTCTACCATAGTGGCGATACCTGCGTCTTTGGCGACATGCGTATCATCGGCGAACTCTACCGCCCGGATGTGGTGATCCTGCCGATCGGCGGCTGGTTCACCATGGATCCGCAGCAGGCGGCCTATGCTGCCCGACTGATCGGCGCGCCGCGCGTCATTCCTGAACACTTCGGCACCTTCCCGATCCTGGCGGGAACGCCCGATGAGCTGCGCCGCGAGCTGGGCGATGCCGGGATCGAGGTGATCGCCCTGGAGCCGGGCCAGAGCACAACCGTCAGCAAGCAGGAACACTGATCGACACATGCCGGCGCGGGGCGGCGTCCCGTTTCAGCGAGATGCCGCCCTGTCGCTGCGCCTCACGCTGCTCGATAGGGCACGCTGTTGCGCACCGGCCTGCGGCATTGCATGCCGCTGTGGAGGTAGCGTGCTTTTTGCCAGGGAACTCGCAGGCGCCGATGTCCAGGCTGGCGGCGTGCTGCTAGGGCTCGCGCAGGGCTTCGCGCACGCACCAGCCTTCTATGCCGTTGGCGCGAATGCGTACCCAGGTGTAGCGCCCACCGGGCTGAGGGCCTTCCAACACTTCAACCGCTGTGCCGTTGGGGAGCGAGGTGATGCGCGGGAAGTGCGTGCCGGGACCGCTGCGCACCACCAGCGCCTGGCCGGTGGCGGTGGCGACCACGAGTCGCAGGCCGGCTGCCGCGCCGGGGGAAGCTCCAGCCGCTGCGCCGGTTGGCGTGAGCGCGGGCGTGGCTTGATCGCCGGGCGGGGTGCCGGCCTGTCGCTGCCAGAGCGCCGTGCCAAGCCCGACCGCCCCGATCAGCAGCAGGCCAGCCAGCAGCATCCGCCGGCGGGGCGCCAGCTTGCCGGACGCCGGCCGGGCCACCACCACGGTTGGCTCCGCGTCGAGCGGCACGGTGGGCGCCGCGCCGGTGACGACGGTGGTTGGCACGGCTGCGCGCTGGCGCAGCTCGCCCAGCTCGGCGCGGAGTCTGGCCACGGAGGTGAGCGCGCCGCTGCGCAGGCGCTCCAGCAGCGCGTCAAGCGCCGGCGCGTGGCGTAGAGGCGCGTCGCCCAGCGCCAGCGCCAGCAGGTCGGCCAGCACGCTGAGCGCCGCGTTCGCGTCGAGAGGCGGGCGCAACCCCAAGTTCAGGATCTGGAGGTTGCCCTCATCGTCGAGCCGGATCGTTTCGGCGGTCAGCGCGGGCAATCTCTGTCCGTTGCGCTGCGCGGTTTCGATCGTCGCCGCGAGCGCTGCTGCCATGTCGATGGCGCGCTCCGGCGGCAGCGGCGCGCACTCGCGCAGCGATGGTCCGCTGGCGCCCTCCAGCACGAGATACGGCCGTCCCTCATGGGTGCCCTGATCGTACAGCGCGGCCACGTGAGGCAGATCGATCAACGCGGACTGCCGCGCTTTTTCCAGCAACTGCCCTCCCGCAGCCGCATCAGCGCTGCGCTCGCTGCGCAGCAGCTCAAGCGTCACGTTGCGTTTGAGCAATGCATCGTGCGCGCGGTAGGCGACGATGTCCTGGTCGGCGTAGAGCAGTTCTCCGAGCTGGTAGCGATCGATCGTGGCCGACATGCTGTATTGCTCCCCGGATATTCTAGTGCATTTCCGAGCGGTCCGCGCGATAGGGCGAGCGGCAATCCGCGGCCGCGCCGTGCCACGCGCTCAGGATGGGTGCGACGCAGGGAGGGCAGGAATCTGGGTGGTAGGGATCTCCCACAGGCGTTCCGGTGAGTCGATGGGAAGCGGCTCGTTGGCGCGCGGTGGCGGACGCAGGCCGGCCAGCTCGTAGCGGCAATCGATCAGCGCTTCGACCAGCGCCGCGCCGTGCGGGTAGCGCGCCAGCGGACTGGGCGCGGTGCACTTCGCGACGACGCGTTCTAGCGCCAGCGGCACGCTGAGGATCACCTCGCTCATCAGCGGCACGCGCTCCTCGACGTGCTGGCGGGCAATGCTGGCGGCATCTGGTCCGTGGAACGGCACCACGCCGGTGATCATCTGGAAGATGACGATGCCCATCGAGTAGATATCGGCTGCCGGTGTCAGTGGCCGGCCCAGAACGCGCTCTGGCGCGACGTAATGCGGCGATCCCAGGATATCGCCGTCCTGCCCCATGCCGCCGGGCGCCGAGATGCCGAAGTCCAGCAGTTTGACATGTCCCGTAGCATCGACCATGATGTTATCAGGCTTGACATCACAGTGGATGACGCTGTGCGCATGGCTATAGGCCAGGGCAGTGACGACCTGAAGGGCATAATCGGTGGCCTGCATCGGCGGTAGTGGCACCAGCGCGCTCAGCGGCTGACCCTCGAGCAGTTCGGTGACCAGAAAGGGTGGGTCGGCGTCCAACTGTGCATCGTAGATGGCGATGATATGGCTGTGGCGCAGTCGCGCCAGCGTTTGGGCTTCTGCGCGCAGGGCCTGCACGGCGGCCGCATCATCGCGCAGCGCGGGTTTGAGCCGCTTCAGCGCGACACGCCGTTGCAACGCCCGGTCCCAGGCCAGGTAGATCGTGGCCATGCCACCCGTGCGCAGGGGCTCGACAATCTGGTAGCGTTGTTCCCAAGGCGTGTGCATGGCTGCTCCTCGGCCCGTTTTATGCAAAGCGCATGCCAGCAGGGAGGGAACCCGATCGTGGATGATAGGCAACCAGGCGTGATCGTGACGCACAACCTGGCCGAGCCGCTGCGTGAGCGGCTGCAGGATCTGGCGCCACAGGTAACACTGCTGGTGGTCGATCGCGAGGGCCGGCCGGTGGCCGACGCCGATCTGCGGCAGGCCACCGTGTTGCTGCGTGATGGACTCTCCGCCGCGGGCTACGAGCGTGTGCTGAGCGCCGCAGCGGGGCTGCGGTGGATCCATAGCGCCAGCGCGGGCGTAGAGCATCTGCTGGACCGGCGCCTGCAGCAGCGGGGCATCTGCCTGACCAATTCGGCGGGTGTGTATGCTGTGCCGATCGCCGAATGGGTTATGTTCGCGCTGCTGATGATTGTCAAGCATGGGCCGACGCTGGTGCAGATGCAGCGCGAACGGCGCTGGAGCGGCGCGCCGCCAAGTGATGAACTGAGCGGCAAAACCCTGACCATCTTCGGCGCAGGCGGGATTGGACGCGAGATTGCACAGCGCGCGGCGGCCTTTGCGATGCGCGTCTGGGCCATCAACCGCAGCGGCCGTCCGGTGCCGCACGCCGAACGCGTGATCAGCGGCGCGGACTGGCGCGAGGCGCTGCGCGCAACCGATCTGCTGGTGATCGCCGCGCCGCTGACGGCGGCGACCCAGGGCGCGATCGGCGCGCGCGAACTGGCGTTGCTGCCGGCGCATGCCTGGCTGATCAATGTCGCGCGCGGTGCGATCGTGGATGAGGCCGCGCTGATCGAGGCGCTGCAACAGGGGCGTCTCGGCGGCGCCGCGCTGGACGTGTTTCGCGAGGAGCCGCTGCCGCCCGATAGCCCCTTCTGGACGTTGCCCAACGTGATCATCTCGCCGCACCATTCCGGCTCGTCGCCGCGCTCAACCGAGCGCATGCTCGATCTGTTTGTGGAAAATCTGCGCCGCTGGCTGGCGGACGAGCCGCTGCGCAACCTGGTGGATTTCGAGGCGGGCTACTGATGGCGTTGAAAGGAACCCGGCCATGAACCGTATGTTGTTGGGTGGCATCGCCAGCGTTACGCTGGGTGTACTGATCGGCGCGCTGGTACGGCGACTGGCCGCCTCGTCGGCGACGCGCCCGGCCGACCGATGCGCGCCGGCTACCGGCGTCGATCCCCAGATGGTAGTGCCGGCGCGCGAGGTCGATCCCCAGATGGTGGTGCCGGCGCGCGAGGTCGATCCGCGCATGGTGATCAGGCCGTGCCCGTCCGATGATGGTGCGCGGTCATCGGGCGTGGCCTAGCCGCCGACGGCGCTGCGCCAGGCATGCTGGGCATAGCGTCCGTGGGGATCGAGTTCGACGCTGCGCCGGAAGTAGGCGGTGCCCGACCGGCCGTGCGCGACGTACAGCCGGCCAAGATGGTACAGCAGTTCGGCCTGTTGCGCGCGCGGACAGCGACGCAGCCCAGCTTCGATGCGATCCAGGGTACGCAGCGACTCGGCGTGCGCGCCCAGCTCCAGCAGTGCTTCGGCCAGAATGATCAGCAGCGGCAGCGCCTGGCGCGGTGCCAGCCGTTCGGGCGCTGCGCGCAGAACGATCGCGCGCGCCAGTGCCGCATCGCGCTCGCCATGCAAGGCCAGCCAGGCGCGTTGCTGCGCCAGCGCCGGCGTGAGCTGTTCCGGGATGGTTGGCATGTCCTTGCGGACCGCAGGCTGGCGTGCGTCAGGCTGAGCCTGACTCAGCAGCAGCGCCGCCAGCGCGCTCTGCAGCGCCTCATCGGTGGGATGGAGGGCCAGTGCACGTCGGAGTGTGGCCTCGGCGGCAGAATCATCGCCGCGGCGCAGGTGGCTCTGCGCCAGCAGCAGCAAGCCGTCCGGCGACCAGGGGTTGAGGCGCAGCGCCTGACGTGCCAGCCAGGCGGCGCTGGCATACGCCCCCTGCTCCAGCCGGCGCGCTGCCAGGGCCAGCAGTATCAGCCGCAGCCCGAAAAACGCGGCAATGACCAGCGCCGGCAGCCCCAGCGCTACCGGAAAATGGGTAAGGGCGCCGACCAGCAGCACGCTCAGCAACAGTGCTGCTTCCGGAATGGTCAGCAACAGCTGCCGCACGCCCATGCGCCAGTCGGCGAAAGCAACGTGTGGGGAGCGCTCACGACGTAATGCCATAGCTACCTCGCAAACAGATGTTCGCCTGATTGCTTCCAGCATACGGGCGTCGTGTGACAGGTACGGTCACAACCTTACTAGGGAGGCTGCCGGCCGCGAGGGCAGGCCGAACCCGGTACAATACGGCGGCCACATCCACAGGAGAGAACGACGCCATGATCGATGGAGGCACAGGCAGTCAGCGCCGAGCGAGCATCTGGCGACGTGTGGCGGCGCACTGGGGGCTGGCGCCGGCGCTGGCGCTGTTTCTGGCGCTGGCGCTGCCCGGTCTGGCGCAGCCGGGACTGCACTACGACGAGGCGCTGGAGGGTGGCCTGCCGGCGGTGCAGATCCTGTATGGCGGCGCGATGACGCCACTGAATGGCGTAGCGCTAACCATCGGCGGTCGGACGCTGCCGCTGATGGTGCAGAACCATATCGGTGCACTGCAGGCCTACCTGGCCGTACCGTTCGTGGCGCTGGGCGGCGCGACGGCGACATCGCTACGTCTGATGACGGTGGCCGGCGGGCTGATCACGCTGGTGGCGGTCTATACGCTGGCGGCGCAGCTCTACGGACGGCTGGCCGCCGGCTATGCCGCACTGTGGCTGGCCACGTTTGCCTCGTTTGTGTTCTGGACGCGTCAGGGCGTGTTTGTTACCTCGCTGGCGCTCTGTTTTGCGATGTGCGCGCTGGCGCTGGGCGTAGCTTGGTGGCGCACGCGGCGTGCTTGGCTGGCCGCGTGCGCCGGGCTATGCATGGGCCTGGCGGTCTATGCCAAGCTCAATGCGCTGTGGCTACTCAACGGCGTGCTGCTCTGGCTGGCGCTCTGGGCGGGCGCGACATGGCTGCGCCGCAGGCCGGGGCAGACGATGCAGCCCGCTGGCCGCCGGCGCCGCGGGACGAGCGCGCTGCCCCTGGCGTTTCTCGGCTTCGGGGCGGGGGTCTGGCCGCTGATCGCCTATAACCTGCTGTCCGGCGGGGCTACGCTGCGCACGGTGGAACAGAGCGCCGCCGCCGGAACCTACCTGGGCGTGGACAATGCACAGATCGCGCAGAACCTGCGCACCCGGCTTGCGCAGGTCGCCGACGTGCTGCGCTCCGGCGATCACCTGTGGTATCTTGGCGGCGTCTTTCCCAGCCGGCTGGCGGTTGGCGCCGTGCTGCTGGCGCTGATTGTGACGTTGCTGATCGGCCTGCGGCGCAGGAGCGCGCGCCTGCTGTTTGTGCCGTGGCTCGGCCTGATGGTGATCGCCCAGAGCTGTTTTACCATCTCGGCGCTGTGGCCAACGCACTTCGCCATCGCCACGCCGCTGCCGGCGCTGCTGCTCGGTATCGCGCTGAGCCAGCTGGCCGCCGCGCTGCGGCGCCGGCGGCGCGGGCGGCTGCGTCGGGCGGGACTGGCGCTGCTCGGCGCGTTCGGCGTGGCGCTGCTTGCCGATCAAAGCCTGAGCAGCATGCGCTACCTGCGCGCGGTGCTGACCACTGGCGGTGAGTCCTTCCACTCCGCCGCGATCTACGATCTCAACGCGGCGCTGGCCGCCCACCGCGAGCCGATCATTGCGCTGGACTGGGGCATCGCCGCGCAACTGGCCTATTTCAGCGGCGGGCAGCGGTCGGTAGAGGAGTTGTACGGCTACGAGCCAAGCGCGAGCGACGCCTTTCGTGCGGCGCTGCGTGCGCGCTTCGGCGCGCCGTATCTGTACATCACGCATGCCGAGCGGCAGGAGGCGTTTCCGCGCCGCGCCGCGTTTCTCGAAACGGTGGCCGCCGCCGGGTATTGGGCCGAGCGCGTGGCGACCATCCCCGATGCGCGCGGCGTACCGATCTTCGAGGTCTGGCGCGTTCGGCTGCCCGGTAGTTGAGCGCCGACGTGGCGTGCTCCTCCGGTAACAGCCGCCACCCGCTCACCGGGCGGCGGCTGTGTCGTACCTGGGGCCTAACGCGGCCAGGCGTGATAGGTGGTGAAGAGCTGGCGGCCCAGCAGCCCAAGCTGAATCTCATAGGGCGTGCCGGCGTTCTCGGGGAAGTATTCGAAGCGGTTGCGCTCGAAGTACTGCACCAGCCGGCCCTGCTCCTCATACGCCTCCGAGAGGGGCATGCCGAAGATCGCCAGCCCGCCGCGTTGCTCCCAGTAGGCGCGGAAGGGTGGGCAGAGGCGGTGGCCGGTCTCCGGGAAGAAGAGACATTCCGGCGGCGCGTCGGGCTGTTTGGGCAGCGTATTCCAGTCGATCCCCTGCGCGCGCAGCAGATCATCGCCCAGGCGTCCGAGCTGGACCTCGTAGGGCGTGCCGGCA encodes:
- a CDS encoding ferritin-like domain-containing protein; translated protein: MTEHAYTVEQEYGQVESNALMLSEDVARHMVQALNQDLASLYVLHHQYHKHQWVVEGPQFRELEQLFSMHAEAVEQAAVELGERINALGAVPAATMRRQLQESYLEEEPDGVLELRAMLRRDVEAERTIANKLREHIKLAQDLGDYGTEDLLKQTLENTEKRAAFVQKHLERESLARDMLGTQPHKEPVTPTVAPATQ
- the dpsA gene encoding DNA starvation/stationary phase protection protein DpsA gives rise to the protein MTAREAHHRHELRQSLKIVRDNPFGLPHETASQVVGALNQDLASMITLYQQYHKHHWIVEGAQFLELHLLLEEHYNQLHDQFDQVAERIVALGGLPVSGPAEIQEHAYIKHEDPGMFDLREMLEHDLAAEGTLASHLRQHIELASRLGDYGTEALLKAILEATEKRAAFLEKHLQEESLTRGIPAR
- a CDS encoding serine/threonine-protein kinase, with amino-acid sequence MHTPWEQRYQIVEPLRTGGMATIYLAWDRALQRRVALKRLKPALRDDAAAVQALRAEAQTLARLRHSHIIAIYDAQLDADPPFLVTELLEGQPLSALVPLPPMQATDYALQVVTALAYSHAHSVIHCDVKPDNIMVDATGHVKLLDFGISAPGGMGQDGDILGSPHYVAPERVLGRPLTPAADIYSMGIVIFQMITGVVPFHGPDAASIARQHVEERVPLMSEVILSVPLALERVVAKCTAPSPLARYPHGAALVEALIDCRYELAGLRPPPRANEPLPIDSPERLWEIPTTQIPALPASHPS
- a CDS encoding ferritin-like domain-containing protein, encoding MTETVVQPEVQQRAGEVIDNPIQLKAKAAKTMIEVLNAHVASLFVLFHQYQKHHWVAQGPQFRDLHLLLEEHYTATQRQADDFAERIVTLGGVPVSSLAGQLQHSYIQEEPEGVLDLRQMLSNDLRANQQILQRLRTDIKRARELGDYGTEHLLKRHLRAQELRTQDLMHLLEHESLDEVLADEQPN
- a CDS encoding ArnT family glycosyltransferase; this translates as MIDGGTGSQRRASIWRRVAAHWGLAPALALFLALALPGLAQPGLHYDEALEGGLPAVQILYGGAMTPLNGVALTIGGRTLPLMVQNHIGALQAYLAVPFVALGGATATSLRLMTVAGGLITLVAVYTLAAQLYGRLAAGYAALWLATFASFVFWTRQGVFVTSLALCFAMCALALGVAWWRTRRAWLAACAGLCMGLAVYAKLNALWLLNGVLLWLALWAGATWLRRRPGQTMQPAGRRRRGTSALPLAFLGFGAGVWPLIAYNLLSGGATLRTVEQSAAAGTYLGVDNAQIAQNLRTRLAQVADVLRSGDHLWYLGGVFPSRLAVGAVLLALIVTLLIGLRRRSARLLFVPWLGLMVIAQSCFTISALWPTHFAIATPLPALLLGIALSQLAAALRRRRRGRLRRAGLALLGAFGVALLADQSLSSMRYLRAVLTTGGESFHSAAIYDLNAALAAHREPIIALDWGIAAQLAYFSGGQRSVEELYGYEPSASDAFRAALRARFGAPYLYITHAERQEAFPRRAAFLETVAAAGYWAERVATIPDARGVPIFEVWRVRLPGS
- a CDS encoding metal-dependent hydrolase yields the protein MAAGVTITWLGHGTFLFEAPGGERILLDPWIEGNPAFPDQWRGRLTERLDAIVLTHGHFDHVDSLKQVQEQTNAPILCIFDMVAWLTKQGIAEERCIGFNLGGTVVAAETRFTMVPALHSSSHTDAEGNIVYLGQPVGYVMRFSDGTVVYHSGDTCVFGDMRIIGELYRPDVVILPIGGWFTMDPQQAAYAARLIGAPRVIPEHFGTFPILAGTPDELRRELGDAGIEVIALEPGQSTTVSKQEH
- a CDS encoding SH3 domain-containing protein yields the protein MSATIDRYQLGELLYADQDIVAYRAHDALLKRNVTLELLRSERSADAAAGGQLLEKARQSALIDLPHVAALYDQGTHEGRPYLVLEGASGPSLRECAPLPPERAIDMAAALAATIETAQRNGQRLPALTAETIRLDDEGNLQILNLGLRPPLDANAALSVLADLLALALGDAPLRHAPALDALLERLRSGALTSVARLRAELGELRQRAAVPTTVVTGAAPTVPLDAEPTVVVARPASGKLAPRRRMLLAGLLLIGAVGLGTALWQRQAGTPPGDQATPALTPTGAAAGASPGAAAGLRLVVATATGQALVVRSGPGTHFPRITSLPNGTAVEVLEGPQPGGRYTWVRIRANGIEGWCVREALREP
- a CDS encoding D-2-hydroxyacid dehydrogenase, which gives rise to MDDRQPGVIVTHNLAEPLRERLQDLAPQVTLLVVDREGRPVADADLRQATVLLRDGLSAAGYERVLSAAAGLRWIHSASAGVEHLLDRRLQQRGICLTNSAGVYAVPIAEWVMFALLMIVKHGPTLVQMQRERRWSGAPPSDELSGKTLTIFGAGGIGREIAQRAAAFAMRVWAINRSGRPVPHAERVISGADWREALRATDLLVIAAPLTAATQGAIGARELALLPAHAWLINVARGAIVDEAALIEALQQGRLGGAALDVFREEPLPPDSPFWTLPNVIISPHHSGSSPRSTERMLDLFVENLRRWLADEPLRNLVDFEAGY
- the trxA gene encoding thioredoxin, which produces MAGKTVTVTDADFEEKVLKAEQPVLVDFWAPWCGPCRAIAPALEELATEYEGRVIIAKVNTDENQQYAAQYGIFAIPTLLLFKNGQLVETIQGARAKSFYASRIEQVLSQEVA
- a CDS encoding tetratricopeptide repeat protein encodes the protein MALRRERSPHVAFADWRMGVRQLLLTIPEAALLLSVLLVGALTHFPVALGLPALVIAAFFGLRLILLALAARRLEQGAYASAAWLARQALRLNPWSPDGLLLLAQSHLRRGDDSAAEATLRRALALHPTDEALQSALAALLLSQAQPDARQPAVRKDMPTIPEQLTPALAQQRAWLALHGERDAALARAIVLRAAPERLAPRQALPLLIILAEALLELGAHAESLRTLDRIEAGLRRCPRAQQAELLYHLGRLYVAHGRSGTAYFRRSVELDPHGRYAQHAWRSAVGG